One window of the Pseudarthrobacter sp. ATCC 49987 genome contains the following:
- a CDS encoding MFS transporter, producing MSAPETTPRQRLHPAPKRRLHPAWVVAAVAFLALVGAAGFRAAPGVLMVPLQSEFGWSTTVLSAAVSINLVLFGLTAPFAAALMERFGIRAVTSVALVLIGAGSALTVLVNQSWQILLTWGLLIGLGTGSMALVFAATIANTWFVKSRGLVIGILTAGSAAGQLVFLPFIAALAQDPGWRQASLLIAAGALAVVPLVLKFLKNSPADAGVLPYGAGAGAGESGEAGGAIAADAAPKAPGEPAEPSRNAAVRALQVLKRASKVRTFWALVAGFAICGATTNGLIGTHFIPSAHDHGMTQTTAAGLLAVVGIFDIVGTIASGWLTDRYNPRILLAVYYQFRGIGLLVLPLLLSATVQPSMIVFVVIYGLDWVATVPPTAAICRQVFGADGSVVFGWVFAAHQLGAAAAALAAGAIRDATGQYTYAWFGAAAMCTIAAVISATIRKDAGKKDVIPVPA from the coding sequence ATGAGTGCTCCCGAAACCACCCCTCGGCAACGCCTCCACCCGGCCCCCAAGCGCCGCCTCCACCCGGCCTGGGTGGTTGCCGCCGTCGCGTTCCTGGCGCTGGTCGGCGCGGCCGGCTTCCGTGCCGCGCCCGGCGTGCTGATGGTGCCGCTGCAGAGCGAATTCGGCTGGTCCACCACGGTGCTCTCAGCCGCGGTCAGCATCAACCTGGTGCTCTTCGGCCTCACGGCACCGTTCGCCGCGGCCCTCATGGAACGGTTCGGAATCCGCGCCGTCACGTCCGTCGCGCTCGTGCTGATCGGGGCCGGCAGCGCCCTGACCGTGCTGGTCAACCAGTCCTGGCAGATCCTGCTGACCTGGGGCCTGCTGATCGGGCTCGGGACAGGATCCATGGCGCTGGTCTTCGCCGCCACCATCGCCAACACCTGGTTCGTCAAGAGCCGCGGGCTGGTGATCGGCATCCTCACCGCCGGCAGCGCCGCGGGCCAGCTGGTCTTCCTGCCGTTCATCGCCGCGCTCGCCCAGGATCCGGGCTGGCGGCAGGCCTCGCTGCTGATCGCGGCCGGCGCGCTGGCTGTGGTGCCGCTCGTGTTGAAGTTCCTCAAGAACTCACCCGCCGACGCCGGTGTGCTGCCGTACGGCGCCGGCGCCGGCGCCGGGGAATCCGGGGAGGCCGGGGGTGCCATCGCTGCAGACGCGGCGCCGAAAGCCCCGGGGGAGCCCGCGGAACCGAGCCGGAACGCCGCCGTGCGGGCGCTGCAGGTGCTCAAACGGGCCAGTAAGGTCCGGACCTTCTGGGCCCTCGTCGCCGGGTTCGCGATCTGCGGCGCCACGACCAACGGGCTGATCGGCACACATTTCATCCCGTCTGCCCACGACCACGGCATGACCCAAACCACGGCGGCGGGCCTGCTGGCCGTCGTCGGAATCTTCGACATCGTCGGCACCATTGCCTCCGGCTGGCTGACCGACCGCTACAACCCGCGGATCCTGCTGGCCGTCTACTACCAGTTCCGCGGGATCGGCCTGCTGGTGCTGCCGCTGCTGCTCAGCGCCACCGTGCAGCCCAGCATGATCGTGTTCGTCGTGATCTACGGTCTGGACTGGGTGGCCACCGTCCCGCCAACCGCCGCGATCTGCCGCCAGGTGTTCGGAGCCGACGGCAGCGTGGTGTTCGGCTGGGTCTTCGCCGCCCACCAGCTCGGCGCTGCCGCTGCGGCGCTGGCTGCGGGCGCCATCCGGGACGCCACGGGCCAGTACACCTATGCCTGGTTCGGCGCGGCCGCGATGTGCACCATCGCCGCCGTCATCAGCGCGACCATCCGCAAGGACGCCGGCAAGAAGGACGTAATCCCGGTACCGGCGTAG
- a CDS encoding cystathionine gamma-synthase: MSLPESSSAKTAGFNTRAVHAGQEFEPRTGAVVPPVHFSTTYAQEAIGVLRAGYEYGRGTNPTRDSLQEQLAALEGGTAAFSFSSGLAAEDSMIRALTRPGDHIVLGNDAYGGTYRLIARVLGEWGIGNTPVDMSNLDAVAKAVAAGGSNGGKTRLVWVETPSNPMMKITDIAALSKVAHDAGALLVVDNTFASPYLQNPLALGADVVVHSTTKYIGGHSDVVGGAIIVNDPELAEKIGFVQFAVGAVSGPMDAFLTTRGLKTLGVRMDRHSDNAQAVAEWLLQRPEVEAVLYPGLPSHPGHELAKKQMKKFGGMISVQFKGGEAAARKVAESTSVFTLAESLGGIESLMNYPSEMTHASVKGTELAVPVNLIRLSCGIEDVEDLIADLEQAFAQIATAGESGS; this comes from the coding sequence ATGTCTTTGCCAGAAAGCTCTTCCGCCAAAACCGCCGGGTTCAACACCCGCGCCGTGCACGCCGGCCAGGAGTTCGAGCCGCGCACCGGCGCCGTCGTGCCGCCCGTGCATTTCTCCACCACCTATGCCCAGGAAGCGATCGGCGTGCTGCGGGCCGGCTACGAATACGGCCGCGGGACCAACCCCACCCGTGACTCGCTGCAGGAACAGCTCGCAGCGCTGGAAGGCGGGACCGCCGCGTTCTCCTTCAGCTCCGGCCTCGCCGCCGAGGACTCCATGATCCGCGCCCTCACCCGGCCCGGCGACCACATCGTGCTCGGCAACGACGCCTACGGCGGCACCTACCGGCTGATTGCCCGGGTGCTGGGGGAGTGGGGCATCGGCAACACCCCGGTGGACATGTCCAACCTTGACGCCGTGGCGAAGGCCGTGGCAGCTGGGGGGTCGAACGGCGGCAAGACCCGGCTCGTCTGGGTCGAGACGCCGTCGAACCCGATGATGAAGATCACCGACATCGCGGCCCTGTCCAAGGTGGCGCACGACGCTGGTGCCCTCCTCGTGGTGGACAACACCTTCGCCTCGCCATACCTGCAGAACCCGCTGGCCCTCGGCGCCGACGTCGTGGTTCACTCCACCACCAAGTACATCGGCGGACACTCCGACGTCGTCGGCGGCGCCATCATCGTCAACGACCCGGAGCTGGCGGAGAAGATCGGCTTCGTGCAGTTCGCCGTCGGTGCCGTCTCCGGCCCGATGGACGCGTTCCTGACCACCCGGGGCCTGAAGACCCTCGGCGTGAGGATGGACCGGCACAGCGACAACGCCCAGGCCGTAGCGGAGTGGCTGCTGCAGCGGCCCGAGGTTGAGGCCGTGCTGTACCCGGGCCTGCCCTCACACCCCGGGCACGAGCTCGCGAAGAAGCAGATGAAGAAGTTCGGCGGGATGATCTCCGTGCAGTTCAAGGGCGGCGAAGCCGCGGCACGCAAGGTGGCCGAGTCCACCTCCGTGTTCACCCTCGCGGAGTCCCTTGGCGGGATCGAATCCCTCATGAACTACCCCTCGGAAATGACGCACGCCTCGGTCAAAGGCACTGAACTGGCCGTCCCGGTCAACCTGATCCGGCTCTCCTGCGGCATCGAGGACGTCGAGGACCTCATCGCCGACCTGGAGCAGGCGTTCGCGCAGATTGCCACCGCCGGTGAGTCAGGCAGCTAA
- a CDS encoding acyl-CoA dehydrogenase family protein — protein sequence MSNEAGFPNGSEVDVSDVLAIDSLLSADELAVRERVRDFTDQRIRPGIAGWYDDGVFPLELAPELGELGVLGMHLEGYGCPGRSAVEYGLAAMELEAGDSGIRTFVSVQGSLAMTAIHKWGSEEQKLEWLPRMAAGELIGSFALTEPTAGSDPASMKTFARRDGSGDSAGWILDGTKRWIGLASVADVLVVWAMTDDGVHGFLVPAGTPGVTATPIGQKLSMRASIQCDVTFDGVRLGPEALLPAARGLRGPFSCLNEARYGIAWGAMGAARDSYEAALKYSQERLQFGKPLAGYQLTQEKLVNMLLEIQKGTLLALQLGRLKDAGKLRPEQISLGKLNNVREAIAIAREARTILGGNGITLDYSPLRHAANLESVRTYEGTDEVHTLVLGQHITGLAAFR from the coding sequence ATGAGCAACGAGGCTGGCTTCCCCAACGGGTCTGAAGTAGATGTGTCCGATGTCCTGGCGATCGATTCGCTGCTGAGCGCCGACGAGCTGGCCGTCCGGGAGCGGGTCCGCGATTTCACGGACCAGCGGATCCGGCCAGGCATCGCAGGCTGGTACGACGACGGCGTCTTCCCGCTGGAGCTGGCCCCCGAGCTGGGCGAACTCGGCGTCCTCGGCATGCATCTGGAGGGATACGGCTGCCCGGGGCGTTCCGCCGTCGAATACGGACTGGCCGCGATGGAACTGGAAGCCGGCGATTCCGGCATCCGCACGTTCGTCTCCGTGCAGGGCTCACTGGCCATGACGGCCATCCACAAGTGGGGCTCCGAGGAGCAGAAGCTGGAGTGGCTCCCCCGGATGGCCGCCGGCGAACTGATCGGCAGCTTCGCCCTGACCGAACCCACCGCCGGCTCGGACCCCGCCTCGATGAAGACCTTCGCCCGCCGCGACGGCTCCGGCGACAGCGCCGGCTGGATCCTGGACGGCACCAAACGCTGGATCGGGCTCGCCTCCGTGGCGGACGTGCTGGTGGTCTGGGCGATGACCGACGACGGTGTCCACGGATTTCTTGTCCCCGCCGGCACCCCAGGGGTCACCGCGACGCCGATCGGGCAGAAGCTCTCAATGCGCGCCTCCATCCAGTGCGATGTCACGTTCGACGGCGTCCGGCTGGGACCTGAGGCCCTGCTCCCGGCAGCCCGCGGCCTGCGCGGCCCGTTCAGCTGCCTCAACGAGGCCCGGTACGGGATCGCATGGGGCGCGATGGGCGCGGCCCGGGACTCCTACGAGGCCGCGCTGAAGTATTCGCAGGAGCGGCTGCAGTTCGGCAAGCCCCTCGCCGGGTACCAGCTGACGCAGGAGAAACTCGTGAACATGCTGCTCGAGATCCAGAAGGGCACCCTCCTTGCGCTGCAGCTGGGCCGGCTCAAGGACGCCGGGAAGCTGCGGCCGGAACAGATCTCGCTCGGCAAGCTCAACAACGTGCGCGAGGCGATCGCGATTGCCCGCGAGGCCCGCACCATCCTGGGCGGAAACGGGATCACCTTGGACTATTCCCCGCTGCGGCACGCCGCCAACCTGGAGTCGGTCCGCACCTACGAGGGCACCGACGAAGTCCACACCCTGGTCCTCGGCCAGCACATCACAGGGCTGGCCGCCTTCCGCTAG
- a CDS encoding glycosyltransferase 87 family protein, with amino-acid sequence MTTTTARATPSTTRGWLATAAGALAVVVALVVLYSAYIPLMNDFEVYFYGGNRVLQSGETGVNELYAARDGLPFTYPPFAALLFAALATLGQSGGSLVFITTALLGAAIVSAWLARHYFRLGSWRNAFADWRFRALALAGTAAILLLGPWRDTFDFGQINIILMGLILGDFALFGKARAGQIRWPAGLLIGIAAGIKLTPLAFGLYFLVRRDFKALGWMAAGFFGSIGLAWAVLPTASLTFWTKILPDTGRIGGPAYVDNLSVKGLLLHLGLPDSGLTSLLWLALSLALAATAALVIKWAVAAEENFVAVSATAVLMLLVSPVSWSHHWVWMAVALPSMGFAIHRVPSRNGRMRLAGWIIVTFSALSFYLTPKYLSVMAGAAEWGKDPQTQWQLIVASLGVLCGIAMLVYWALAYRPSRAALRP; translated from the coding sequence GTGACCACCACCACCGCCAGGGCCACGCCCTCCACCACCCGCGGCTGGCTCGCGACGGCGGCCGGCGCGCTCGCCGTCGTCGTCGCCCTGGTGGTGCTGTACTCGGCGTACATCCCGCTGATGAACGACTTCGAGGTCTACTTCTACGGCGGCAACCGGGTGCTGCAGTCCGGCGAGACCGGCGTCAACGAGCTTTACGCGGCGCGGGACGGGCTGCCGTTCACGTACCCGCCCTTCGCCGCGCTGCTGTTCGCCGCCCTGGCGACGCTGGGCCAAAGCGGCGGCAGCCTCGTGTTCATCACGACCGCGCTGCTGGGCGCCGCAATCGTGTCCGCCTGGCTCGCACGGCACTACTTCCGCCTCGGCAGCTGGCGGAACGCGTTCGCCGACTGGCGTTTCCGGGCCCTGGCGCTGGCAGGCACCGCGGCGATCCTGCTCCTGGGGCCGTGGCGGGACACCTTCGACTTCGGCCAGATCAACATCATCCTGATGGGCCTGATCCTCGGCGACTTTGCGCTCTTCGGGAAAGCCCGGGCGGGGCAGATCCGCTGGCCCGCAGGGCTGCTGATCGGCATCGCGGCGGGCATCAAACTGACCCCGCTCGCGTTCGGGCTCTATTTCCTGGTCCGCCGCGACTTCAAGGCCCTCGGCTGGATGGCCGCCGGCTTCTTCGGCTCGATCGGCCTGGCCTGGGCCGTACTGCCCACGGCCTCACTGACCTTCTGGACCAAGATCCTGCCCGACACCGGACGGATCGGCGGGCCGGCGTACGTGGACAACCTCTCGGTCAAGGGCCTGCTGCTGCACCTGGGACTGCCGGATTCCGGCCTGACGAGCCTGTTGTGGCTCGCGTTGTCACTGGCCCTGGCCGCGACAGCCGCGCTCGTGATCAAGTGGGCGGTGGCCGCCGAGGAGAACTTCGTCGCCGTCTCCGCCACCGCCGTGCTGATGCTGCTGGTCAGTCCGGTGTCCTGGTCCCACCACTGGGTCTGGATGGCCGTTGCCCTGCCCAGCATGGGCTTCGCCATCCACCGGGTGCCGTCCCGCAACGGACGGATGCGCCTGGCCGGGTGGATCATCGTCACGTTCTCGGCCCTGTCCTTCTACCTGACGCCCAAGTACCTGTCGGTCATGGCAGGAGCGGCCGAGTGGGGCAAGGACCCGCAGACCCAATGGCAGCTCATCGTGGCCAGCCTCGGGGTGCTCTGCGGCATCGCCATGCTGGTCTACTGGGCCCTGGCCTACCGGCCGTCCCGCGCCGCGCTCCGCCCCTAG
- a CDS encoding glycosyltransferase 87 family protein, translated as MSLLDAENRPVTAPDPVTEAQPARFPGRLPERAPVPQLLRLSTVLAVAAVVYLVWHWLGVWGKQGLDFSVYWYGGTILNEAGQAPSDLYQGNVDWAGGPQLPFTYPPFAALLFSLLALLPQHAALMLFNAAGAIVALWVAVRGVRYWNATADWRTTFRSPGNRWAAAILVLAVLNLGPWRETLAFGQINILLMGLMAVDLLARNPRWTRGFPGSGFLVGVAAGIKLTPLVFGLYFLVRRDWRGLLNMGAGFASTVLLGWLVRPAESLQFWLQILPDTSRIGGAGYVDNLSLKGALLHFGVPERSVTVPWLVLSMLVVALAAGVIKTASDQGARVVAISTTALTMLLVSPVSWSHHWVWVAAVLPAFAWTLREIPHRYRGMRWLMGGVLGVSVLVFLFSPKTIGTALGAEDLNIQTPGLWIMASSAGVFCALAIMVCWFVVLRRGSLTTA; from the coding sequence ATGTCACTGCTCGATGCCGAAAACAGACCCGTCACGGCGCCGGACCCTGTGACGGAAGCCCAGCCAGCGCGGTTCCCCGGCCGGCTTCCCGAGCGGGCTCCCGTCCCGCAGCTGCTTCGGCTCTCCACGGTCCTGGCCGTGGCCGCCGTGGTTTACCTGGTGTGGCACTGGCTCGGCGTCTGGGGCAAACAGGGCCTCGACTTCAGCGTCTACTGGTATGGAGGCACCATCCTCAACGAGGCGGGCCAGGCACCGTCAGACCTCTACCAGGGCAACGTTGACTGGGCAGGCGGCCCGCAGCTTCCCTTCACCTACCCGCCGTTCGCCGCCCTCCTCTTCAGCCTCCTGGCCCTGCTGCCCCAACACGCTGCCCTCATGCTCTTCAACGCCGCCGGCGCCATCGTGGCACTGTGGGTGGCCGTCCGCGGCGTCCGCTACTGGAATGCCACGGCGGACTGGCGCACCACCTTCCGCTCCCCGGGCAACCGCTGGGCCGCAGCCATACTGGTCCTCGCCGTGCTGAACCTTGGGCCGTGGCGCGAGACCCTGGCGTTCGGCCAGATCAACATCCTGCTGATGGGCCTGATGGCCGTGGATCTGCTGGCCCGCAACCCCCGCTGGACCCGGGGATTCCCCGGCAGCGGCTTCCTCGTGGGTGTCGCGGCCGGCATCAAACTGACGCCCCTGGTGTTCGGCCTCTACTTCCTCGTCCGCAGGGACTGGCGCGGGCTGCTGAACATGGGGGCAGGGTTCGCCAGCACCGTGCTGCTCGGCTGGCTCGTGCGGCCGGCCGAATCCCTGCAGTTCTGGCTTCAGATACTGCCGGACACCTCCCGGATCGGCGGCGCCGGCTACGTCGACAACCTCTCCCTCAAGGGCGCGCTGCTGCACTTCGGCGTCCCCGAAAGGTCCGTCACCGTTCCCTGGCTTGTGCTGAGCATGCTCGTGGTGGCGCTGGCTGCCGGAGTCATCAAAACCGCCAGCGATCAAGGTGCCCGCGTGGTTGCCATCTCGACGACGGCGCTAACTATGCTGCTGGTCAGCCCGGTTTCGTGGTCCCACCACTGGGTCTGGGTCGCGGCCGTCCTGCCGGCCTTCGCCTGGACCCTGCGCGAGATCCCGCACCGCTACCGCGGGATGCGGTGGCTCATGGGCGGGGTCCTGGGCGTGTCGGTGCTGGTGTTCCTGTTTTCGCCGAAGACCATCGGCACGGCCCTCGGCGCCGAAGACCTCAACATCCAGACCCCGGGGCTCTGGATCATGGCCTCCAGCGCCGGGGTGTTCTGCGCCCTGGCCATCATGGTGTGCTGGTTTGTGGTCCTCCGGCGCGGCTCCCTGACGACGGCGTGA
- a CDS encoding MOSC domain-containing protein, with protein sequence MDTASVLAVCRVHQLLSDPGNVGVTAIDKRPVAGPVKVHRLGLHGDIQASRVHHGGEDQALYAYSQDDADYWAAELGRDLPPGIFGENLRVAGISATDAIIGERWKIGLDVEVEVTSPRTPCATFQRRMHEQHWVKRFGDAGRVGTYLRVVRVGSIKAGDHIHRIFVPTHGVTIGKWFSDPTLGDIEALRDADADGQIRLQPEYQQEFEKLQRRAL encoded by the coding sequence ATGGACACCGCTTCTGTTCTCGCCGTCTGCCGCGTACACCAGTTGCTGAGCGACCCCGGAAATGTGGGCGTGACGGCGATCGACAAACGGCCCGTGGCGGGGCCGGTCAAGGTGCACAGGCTCGGACTGCACGGTGACATCCAGGCCAGCCGGGTTCACCACGGCGGCGAAGACCAGGCGCTCTACGCCTACTCCCAGGATGACGCCGACTACTGGGCCGCGGAACTCGGCCGCGACCTTCCGCCGGGGATCTTCGGTGAGAACCTGCGCGTCGCCGGCATCAGCGCCACCGACGCCATCATCGGCGAACGCTGGAAGATCGGACTCGACGTCGAAGTTGAGGTGACCTCGCCCCGCACCCCCTGCGCCACTTTCCAGCGCCGGATGCATGAGCAGCACTGGGTCAAGCGGTTCGGCGATGCCGGGCGGGTGGGAACGTATCTGCGCGTGGTGCGGGTCGGCAGCATCAAGGCGGGCGACCACATCCACCGGATCTTTGTCCCCACCCACGGGGTGACCATTGGCAAATGGTTCAGCGACCCCACGCTTGGGGACATAGAGGCCCTGCGGGACGCCGACGCCGACGGGCAAATCCGCCTCCAGCCCGAGTACCAGCAGGAGTTCGAGAAGCTGCAGCGCCGCGCGCTCTAA
- a CDS encoding winged helix-turn-helix transcriptional regulator: MALRSDWSQRNCSMARGLDILGDPWGMLVLREVFFGNGRFDSMKARLGAADSVLTRRLAALVDAGLLTRRPYDGGRARQEYVLTAKGEDALPVLNALVIWAEKYLPAPSEQAHMFVIHSTCGQRTTSADTCTSCGERLTADNTSWHSLTRTAEPVALATAPTTQQNGTAA, from the coding sequence GTGGCACTTCGATCCGACTGGTCCCAGCGGAACTGCAGCATGGCCCGCGGCCTGGACATCCTTGGCGACCCGTGGGGCATGCTGGTCCTGCGCGAGGTCTTCTTCGGCAACGGCCGTTTCGACTCGATGAAGGCCCGGCTCGGGGCAGCGGATTCCGTCCTCACCAGGCGCCTCGCAGCCCTCGTTGACGCCGGGCTGCTCACCCGCCGGCCGTACGACGGCGGCCGCGCCCGCCAGGAGTACGTGCTCACCGCCAAAGGTGAGGACGCGCTGCCGGTGCTCAACGCCCTTGTCATCTGGGCCGAAAAATACCTCCCGGCCCCGTCCGAGCAGGCCCACATGTTCGTGATCCACTCCACGTGCGGCCAGCGCACCACCTCCGCTGACACCTGCACATCCTGCGGGGAGCGGCTCACGGCGGACAACACCAGCTGGCACAGCCTGACCCGCACCGCCGAGCCCGTGGCCCTCGCCACCGCCCCCACGACACAGCAGAACGGAACCGCGGCATGA